One genomic region from Bubalus bubalis isolate 160015118507 breed Murrah chromosome 12, NDDB_SH_1, whole genome shotgun sequence encodes:
- the STON1 gene encoding stonin-1 has protein sequence MCSTNPGNWVTFDDDPTFQSSQKSKNFPLENQGICRPNGLKLNLSGPKEFPSGSSSTSSTPLSSPIIDFYFSPGPPSNSPLSTPTKDFPGFPGIPKAGTHVLYPIPESSSNSPLTTATGSSSLATKPTCFSQASLPSDHSCIHPASKVGLADEMSPHQAEGFQSDTPQFQYFREECAFSSPFWKDEGSASQLTFDPPGSRKIFPSRDKEVPVDQKGLNQCSLNYICEKLEYLQSAENQDSFGNLSMQCLYAEDPASSFVPHMLFRSQPKAGWAFMMRIPEKKNMMSSRQWGPIFLKVLPGGILQMYYEKGLEKPFKELQLDPYCRLSEPKVENFSMAGKIHTVKIEHVSYTEKRKYHSKTEVVHEPDIEQMLKLGSTEYHDFLDFLTTVEEELIRLPAVSKPKKNYEEQEIFLEIVDNFWGKITKEEGKLVESAVITQISCLCFVNGNTECFLTLNDHELQKRNERYFEKDPEKKGIDILDYHFHKCVKAQEFEQSRIIKFVPLDACRFELMRFKTSHSGEDLPFSLKSVVVVQGAYVELQAFVNMAPLVQRPSHAGSLRSCDNIMIHFPVPSQWIKALWTMNLQRQKSLKAKMNRRACLGSLHELESEPVIQVTVGSAKYESAYRAVVWKIDRLPDKNSSPDHPHCLSYKLELGSDQEIPSDWYPFATVQFGILDTTASGTEVRSLGVESDVQPQKHIHHRACYNIQVEIEKKWIKIDGEDPDKAGDCVTQ, from the exons ATGTGTTCCACGAATCCAGGCAACTGGGTCACATTTGATGATGACCCTACTTTTCAGTCTTCTCAAAAGTCAAAGAATTTCCCTCTGGAGAATCAAGGCATTTGTCGGCCAAATGGACTTAAACTGAACCTTTCTGGCCCTAAGGAATTTCCTAGTGGATCTTCCTCTACCAGCAgcacccctctctcctctcccatcaTAGACTTTTACTTCAGTCCAGGACCTCCAAGTAACTCTCCTCTTTCTACACCTACCAAAGACTTCCCAGGTTTTCCTGGCATCCCCAAAGCAGGGACTCATGTGCTTTATCCTATTCCAGAATCATCTTCAAACAGTCCACTTACAACAGCAACAGGTTCTTCCTCATTGGCTACTAAGCCAACCTGTTTCTCCCAAGCTTCCTTACCCAGCGACCACTCATGTATACATCCAGCCTCCAAAGTGGGTCTTGCAGATGAAATGAGCCCTCACCAGGCTGAAGGGTTCCAAAGTGATACTCCCCAATTTCAGTATTTTCGGGAGGAGTGTGCCTTTTCAAGTCCGTTTTGGAAAGATGAAGGCAGTGCTTCCCAGCTCACCTTCGACCCTCCAGGAAGCAGAAAGATCTTCCCATCAAGAGACAAAGAGGTGCCTGTGGATCAAAAAGGCTTAAATCAGTGTTCACTCAACTACATCTGTGAGAAACTTGAATATCTCCAATCAGCTGAGAACCAAGACTCATTTGGAAATTTGTCTATGCAGTGTCTGTATGCTGAAGACCCTGCCTCTTCCTTTGTCCCCCACATGCTCTTCAGGAGTCAGCCAAAAGCTGGATGGGCTTTCATGATGAGAATTCCAGAGAAGAAGAACATGATGTCTTCCCGTCAGTGGGGGCCAATTTTTCTAAAAGTCTTACCTGGAGGAATTTTACAAATGTATTATGAGAAGGGGCTAGAAAAACCATTTAAAGAGTTACAGCTTGATCCATACTGCAGGCTTTCTGAACCCAAAGTTGAGAACTTTAGTATGGCAGGAAAAATCCATACTGTGAAGATTGAACATGTGTCTTacacagaaaaaaggaaataccATTCTAAGACAGAAGTAGTTCatgaaccagacatagaacaaatGCTGAAGTTGGGGTCCACAGAGTACCATGACTTCCTCGACTTTCTGACCACTGTGGAGGAGGAGCTGATAAGGCTGCCAGCTGTTTCAAAACCAAAGAAGAACTATGAGGAGCAAGAAATTTTCCTGGAAATTGTGGACAATTTTTGGGGTAAAATCactaaagaagaaggaaaattggTTGAAAGCGCTGTGATAACTCAAATCTCTTGCCTCTGCTTTGTGAATGGCAACACTGAATGCTTTTTAACCTTGAATGACCATGAGCTACAGAAGCGAAATGAACGCTATTTTGAGAAAGATCCAGAAAAGAAGGGGATTGATATTCTTGACTATCATTTTCATAAGTGTGTGAAAGCACAAGAATTTGAGCAATCAAGAATCATTAAGTTTGTACCTCTGGATGCCTGCAGGTTTGAGCTGATGCGTTTCAAAACTTCGCACAGCGGGGAAGATCTTCCCTTTTCCCTGAAGTCGGTAGTGGTTGTCCAGGGGGCGTATGTGGAGCTTCAGGCCTTTGTCAACATGGCCCCATTGGTCCAGAGACCATCCCATGCCGGTTCCTTGAGGTCCTGTGACAACATAATGATACACTTTCCTGTCCCGTCTCAGTGGATCAAGGCCCTCTGGACCATGAACCTCCAGAGGCAGAAGTCCCTGAAAGCCAAAATGAACCGCCGGGCGTGTCTGGGGAGTTTACACGAACTTGAATCTGAACCTGTCATACAGGTCACGGTGGGGTCTGCAAAATATGAGAGTGCCTACCGGGCTGTGGTATGGAAGATAGACCGGCTTCCTGATAAAAATTCAA gtcCTGATCATCCCCATTGTTTGTCTTACAAACTAGAACTTGGATCAGACCAAGAAATTCCCTCCGACTGGTATCCATTTGCTACTGTTCAGTTTGGGATCCTTGATACCACTGCTTCAGGGACAGAGGTCAGGTCTCTGGGGGTGGAGAGTGATGTCCAGCCTCAAAAACACATTCATCATCGGGCTTGCTACAACATCCAG GTTGAAATAGAAAAGAAGTGGATTAAAATCGATGGAGAAGACCCGGATAAAGCTGGTGACTGCGTAACTCAGTAG